From a region of the Triticum aestivum cultivar Chinese Spring chromosome 7D, IWGSC CS RefSeq v2.1, whole genome shotgun sequence genome:
- the LOC123170797 gene encoding oligopeptide transporter 4 has translation MSEISSSAAADERGLAGGGKGPSTGPAAWETSPVEEVRLTVPDGDDPTLPVWTFRMWAIGLLSCALMSFLNQFFSYRTEPLVVTQITVQVASLPVGHFLARALPRRKFHVAGREWSLNPGPFSMKEHVLISIFANAGFAFGNGNAYSVMIVDIIRAFYRRSISFLAAWILIITTQVLGYGWAGLMRKYVVEPAHMWWPSTLVQVSLFRTLHEKEEFTGGSRQMSRSKFFLVVLICSFVWAFVPGYLFQSLTSISWVCWVFSKSVTAQQLGSGMKGLGLGAFTLDWTAVSSFLFSPLISPFFATVNVLVGYVLFIYVVMPTAYWGMNLYNAKTFPIFSSHLFASNGSPYKIADIVNQQFQLDTEAYDKLGRINLSIFFAISYGFNFATIAATITHVGFFYGKEIYHRFRASQQEEPDVHTKLMRKYEDIPAWWFYSVTALSMIVSLILCTVLKDQVQLPWWGFLFACAMAFTFTLPVSIISATTNQTPGLNVITEYVMGLIMPGYPIANVCFKVYGYISMSQAISFLADFKLGHYMKIPPKSMFIVQFVGTVVAGTVNLIVGWWLLGSVENICQDQLLPPNSPWTCPNDRVFFDASVIWGLVGPNRIFGSNGNYIALNWFFLFGAAGPVIVYILHRIFPTHKWILLINIPVLTGATALMPPASTLNFNSWLLYGIIFNFFVFRYRKKWWQRYNYILSAGLDAGAAFMGVLLYFTLTMENRTIKWWGTGGEHCPLASCPTAKGVDLGPDSVCPVF, from the exons ATGAGCGAGATAtcatcgtcggcggcggcggacgagcgcGGGCTGGCGGGCGGCGGCAAGGGGCCGTCGACGGGGCCGGCGGCGTGGGAGACGTCCCCGGTGGAGGAGGTGCGGCTGACGGTGCCCGACGGCGACGACCCGACGCTGCCGGTGTGGACGTTCCGGATGTGGGCCATCGGGCTGCTGTCCTGCGCGCTCATGAGCTTCCTCAACCAGTTCTTCTCCTACCGGACGGAGCCGCTGGTGGTGACCCAGATCACGGTGCAGGTGGCGTCGCTGCCCGTGGGCCACTTCCTGGCCCGCGCGCTGCCCCGCCGCAAGTTCCACGTCGCCGGCCGGGAGTGGAGCCTCAACCCGGGGCCCTTCAGCATGAAGGAGCACGTGCTCATCTCCATCTTCGCCAACGCCGGCTTCGCCTTCGGCAACGGCAACGCCTACTCGGTGATGATCGTGGACATCATCCGCGCCTTCTACCGCCGCTCCATCTCCTTCCTCGCCGCATGGATCCTCATCATCACCACCCAG GTTCTTGGGTACGGGTGGGCGGGGCTGATGCGCAAGTACGTGGTGGAGCCGGCGCACATGTGGTGGCCCAGCACGCTCGTCCAGGTCTCGCTCTTCAG GACACTGCACGAGAAGGAGGAATTTACCGGGGGCTCACGGCAGATGTCCCGCTCCAAGTTCTTCCTGGTGGTGCTCATCTGCAGCTTCGTGTGGGCCTTTGTGCCGGGCTACCTCTTCCAGTCACTCACCTCCATCTCGTGGGTGTGCTGGGTCTTCTCCAAGTCCGTCACGGCGCAGCAGCTTGGCTCAGGCATGAAGGGCCTGGGTCTCGGGGCTTTCACGCTCGACTGGACCgccgtctcctccttcctcttcagCCCGCTCATCTCGCCCTTCTTCGCCACCGTCAACGTCCTCGTTGGCTACGTCTTGTTCATTTATGTGGTGATGCCCACGGCGTATTGGGGGATGAACCTGTACAACGCCAAGACGTTCCCCATATTCTCCTCTCACCTCTTCGCCTCCAATGGGTCGCCCTATAAGATCGCCGACATTGTGAACCAGCAGTTCCAGCTTGACACGGAGGCGTACGACAAGCTCGGACGCATAAACCTCAGCATCTTTTTTGCAATCTCATATGGCTTCAACTTTGCCACCATTGCCGCAACCATCACGCACGTCGGCTTCTTCTACGGCAA GGAGATCTACCACCGGTTCCGAGCTTCACAGCAGGAGGAGCCTGACGTCCACACAAAGCTAATGAGGAAGTACGAGGACATACCAGCATGGTGGTTCTACTCTGTGACGGCATTGTCGATGATAGTGTCCCTCATCCTCTGCACCGTCCTCAAGGACCAGGTTCAGCTCCCATGGTGGGGCTTCCTCTTTGCCTGTGCCATGGCCTTCACCTTCACGCTACCCGTAAGCATCATTTCTGCAACCACTAACCAG ACGCCTGGTCTGAATGTCATCACTGAGTATGTCATGGGGCTAATAATGCCTGGATACCCCATCGCCAACGTCTGCTTCAAGGTGTACGGCTACATCAGCATGTCGCAGGCAATCTCCTTCCTCGCAGACTTCAAGCTTGGACACTATATGAAGATACCTCCCAAATCAATGTTCATTGTTCAG TTTGTCGGTACAGTGGTGGCCGGGACTGTCAACCTCATCGTCGGATGGTGGCTACTTGGCTCGGTTGAGAACATCTGCCAGGACCAACTGCTCCCACCAAACAGCCCATGGACATGCCCCAACGACCGTGTCTTCTTCGACGCATCGGTCATCTGGGGCCTTGTTGGCCCGAATCGCATTTTCGGGTCAAATGGCAACTACATAGCCCTCAACTGGTTCTTCCTCTTTGGCGCGGCAGGCCCTGTCATCGTGTACATCCTCCACAGGATATTCCCCACTCACAAGTGGATACTACTCATCAACATTCCGGTGCTCACCGGCGCTACGGCCTTAATGCCGCCAGCGTCGACCCTAAACTTCAACTCGTGGCTGCTCTACGGCATCATCTTCAACTTCTTTGTGTTCCGGTACCGCAAGAAGTGGTGGCAGAGGTACAACTACATCCTCTCTGCTGGGCTCGATGCGGGCGCCGCGTTCATGGGGGTGCTGCTCTACTTCACGCTGACCATGGAGAACCGGACAATCAAGTGGTGGGGCACGGGCGGCGAGCACTGCCCTCTGGCCTCATGCCCCACTGCTAAAGGGGTAGACCTGGGACCAGACAGTGTCTGCCCTGTGTTCTAA